Proteins co-encoded in one Actinobacillus succinogenes 130Z genomic window:
- the hfq gene encoding RNA chaperone Hfq: MAKGQSLQDPYLNALRRERIPVSIYLVNGIKLQGQIESFDQFVILLKNTVNQMVYKHAISTVVPARSVSHHNNNAQQQYQQQAAQAASAQSNETSSQAE; this comes from the coding sequence ATGGCAAAAGGGCAATCATTACAAGATCCTTATTTAAATGCGCTTCGTCGCGAACGTATTCCCGTTTCTATTTACCTTGTCAACGGCATTAAATTACAAGGACAAATCGAATCTTTCGATCAATTCGTGATTTTATTGAAAAACACCGTTAATCAAATGGTTTATAAACACGCTATTTCTACTGTTGTACCGGCGCGCAGCGTATCACATCATAACAATAATGCGCAGCAGCAATATCAGCAACAGGCCGCTCAAGCCGCATCGGCACAATCAAACGAAACGTCTTCTCAAGCGGAATAA
- the miaA gene encoding tRNA (adenosine(37)-N6)-dimethylallyltransferase MiaA: MQNNSTSFPTAIFLMGPTASGKTDLAIKLHETLPVEIISVDSALIYKGMDIGTAKPSKEELALAPHRLIDILDPAESYSAMNFRADALREMTDITAQGKIPLLVGGTMLYYKALIEGLSPLPNADEKIRSEIEARAQQTGWAVLHQELAKIDPASAARINPNDSQRINRALEVFYLTGKSLTELTAQKGDALPYNVLQFAIAPEDRSILHERIELRFKKMVELGFKAEVEKLYARSDLSPDLPSIRCVGYRQMWEHLRGDYGFDEAIYRGICATRQLAKRQITWLRGWKTPIRWLNSLQNEKNQKKIQQVFYLSMQNR; this comes from the coding sequence ATGCAAAATAATTCGACTTCATTTCCCACTGCGATTTTCCTGATGGGCCCCACCGCTTCGGGAAAAACGGATTTAGCCATTAAACTGCACGAAACCCTGCCGGTAGAAATTATCAGCGTAGACAGCGCATTAATTTATAAAGGTATGGACATCGGCACGGCAAAACCGAGTAAAGAAGAACTGGCATTGGCGCCGCACCGTCTAATCGATATTCTGGATCCTGCCGAAAGTTATTCGGCCATGAATTTTCGCGCCGATGCTCTGCGGGAAATGACCGACATTACCGCGCAAGGAAAAATTCCGTTGTTGGTCGGCGGTACGATGCTGTACTACAAGGCCCTGATAGAAGGTTTGTCGCCGCTGCCTAACGCCGATGAAAAAATACGTTCGGAAATTGAAGCGAGAGCGCAACAAACGGGGTGGGCGGTATTACATCAGGAATTAGCTAAAATTGATCCCGCTTCCGCTGCACGAATTAATCCCAATGACAGCCAACGTATTAACCGTGCACTGGAAGTATTTTATCTCACCGGCAAATCCCTCACCGAACTCACCGCGCAAAAAGGCGACGCCTTGCCTTACAACGTTTTGCAGTTCGCCATCGCGCCGGAAGATCGCAGCATATTACATGAACGTATAGAATTACGATTCAAAAAAATGGTAGAACTCGGCTTTAAAGCGGAAGTGGAAAAACTCTATGCCCGCTCCGACTTAAGTCCGGATTTACCTTCTATCCGCTGTGTAGGTTACCGTCAAATGTGGGAACATTTACGGGGCGATTACGGATTTGATGAAGCCATTTACCGCGGTATCTGCGCCACCCGCCAATTAGCTAAACGGCAAATCACTTGGTTACGCGGCTGGAAAACGCCGATTCGGTGGCTGAACAGCTTACAAAACGAAAAAAATCAAAAAAAGATCCAACAAGTATTTTATTTGTCTATGCAAAACCGTTAA
- the mutL gene encoding DNA mismatch repair endonuclease MutL yields MPIQILPPQLANQIAAGEVVERPASVVKELVENSLDAGATRIQIDIENGGATLIRIRDNGFGIPKEELSLALARHATSKIATIDDLEAILSFGFRGEALASISSVSRLTLTSRTADQQEAWQVFVQGREQESTVNPASHPVGTTVEVANLFFNMPARRKFLRTDKTEFGHIDEVIRRIALAKSHIAFTLTHNGKIVRQYKSAVEDTQKLKRLAAICGNDFVRQALYIDWKHDNLHLSGWVTTPTFARQQNDLSYCYVNGRMVKDKVINHAIRQAYAEHLGSERYPAFVLFLDLNPNDVDVNVHPTKHEVRFQQSRLIHDFIFQGVTNALLSAEQFDFSASTESEKNNEIREPQADYQNVTPTIRPNRAAAGQNMFELNSPTQTKQTNVPITTKAYPTPAHSGQAGYSTTPSNPPPHFMPQSARSVSPFEREKVTKTEQRIYAELLKTPEVEAPPTSIQSSLLSSSSLLHAVALVNNQALLLQRDTAFYLLPLNKLQKMRLELLLTLPNTPQQMLLIPVVFRLSDKQQAQWRQQKIWFEQSGFEFIENPVQHRITLNAVPQCLRHQNLQKIVIALLNRSLQKTEKFLTALLDLVELPDCQVLANAVNILQETELLLDQQTTMKLDNLLIPIDFSSYLS; encoded by the coding sequence ATGCCGATTCAAATTTTACCGCCACAACTCGCCAACCAAATCGCCGCAGGTGAAGTAGTTGAACGTCCGGCGTCGGTGGTAAAAGAATTGGTGGAGAACAGTTTGGATGCCGGCGCCACCCGCATTCAAATCGATATTGAAAACGGCGGCGCAACGCTGATCCGCATCCGGGATAACGGTTTCGGGATCCCCAAAGAGGAATTAAGTCTGGCGTTAGCCCGTCATGCTACCAGCAAAATCGCCACTATTGACGATTTGGAAGCGATTCTCAGTTTTGGCTTCCGCGGCGAAGCCTTAGCCAGTATCAGCTCGGTTTCCCGTTTAACTCTGACCTCCCGCACAGCCGACCAACAGGAAGCTTGGCAGGTTTTCGTACAGGGACGCGAGCAGGAAAGTACGGTCAATCCCGCCTCACATCCCGTCGGTACTACGGTAGAAGTGGCGAATCTATTCTTTAATATGCCCGCCCGCCGCAAATTTTTACGTACCGATAAAACGGAATTCGGACATATCGACGAAGTGATTCGACGTATTGCCTTGGCAAAATCCCACATTGCATTTACTTTGACTCACAACGGAAAAATCGTACGTCAATACAAAAGTGCGGTGGAAGACACCCAAAAATTAAAACGTCTCGCGGCAATCTGCGGTAACGATTTTGTACGTCAAGCCCTGTATATCGACTGGAAACACGATAATCTGCATTTATCCGGCTGGGTGACGACCCCGACGTTCGCCCGTCAGCAAAATGATTTGAGTTATTGCTACGTGAACGGTCGTATGGTAAAAGATAAAGTCATTAATCATGCTATCCGGCAGGCTTACGCCGAACACTTGGGAAGTGAGCGGTATCCGGCTTTCGTGCTGTTTTTAGATTTGAATCCGAACGACGTAGACGTGAATGTTCATCCTACTAAACATGAAGTGCGTTTCCAGCAAAGCCGCCTGATTCATGATTTTATCTTTCAGGGCGTCACAAACGCATTACTTTCGGCCGAACAATTCGATTTTTCCGCTTCAACCGAATCAGAAAAAAACAACGAAATCCGCGAACCTCAAGCGGATTATCAAAATGTTACGCCGACTATTCGCCCAAACCGAGCGGCTGCCGGTCAAAATATGTTTGAACTGAATTCACCGACACAAACAAAACAAACGAATGTACCGATTACCACAAAGGCTTATCCGACACCGGCACATTCAGGGCAAGCAGGCTATTCGACAACCCCGTCAAATCCGCCGCCGCACTTTATGCCGCAATCAGCGCGTTCGGTTTCGCCGTTTGAGCGGGAAAAAGTCACTAAAACGGAACAACGCATTTATGCCGAATTGCTCAAAACACCGGAAGTTGAAGCACCGCCGACGTCAATTCAGTCCTCGCTTTTATCATCAAGTTCATTGTTGCACGCTGTTGCTCTAGTGAATAATCAGGCTTTATTGTTGCAGCGGGATACCGCTTTTTATTTACTGCCCCTGAACAAACTGCAAAAAATGCGGTTAGAACTGCTGCTTACATTACCGAATACGCCCCAACAAATGTTGCTGATTCCCGTAGTTTTTCGTTTGTCGGATAAACAACAAGCCCAATGGCGACAACAAAAAATCTGGTTTGAACAAAGCGGATTTGAATTTATCGAAAATCCGGTTCAACACCGCATTACATTAAACGCAGTACCGCAATGCTTACGTCATCAGAATTTACAAAAAATTGTCATCGCGTTACTTAATCGTTCCCTGCAAAAAACGGAGAAATTTTTGACCGCACTTTTGGATCTGGTAGAACTTCCCGATTGTCAGGTATTGGCAAATGCCGTTAATATTTTACAGGAAACCGAACTGTTATTAGATCAGCAAACCACGATGAAACTTGATAATTTGCTGATACCCATTGATTTTTCATCTTATTTATCATAG
- a CDS encoding LysM peptidoglycan-binding domain-containing protein gives MKQILSLLFNTTDTFVRYGIEASKKFGQKTLFILTALCCLTVYSQPAQAEKWTIAIDPGHGGKDPGAISRNLRIYEKNVTISIARELKAFLDKDPNFRAVLTRKGDYYISVPARSEIARRQKANYLISIHADSSENPALRGASVWVLSNRRANDEMGQWLEDHEKQSELLGGAGNVLSNHNNEKYLNQTVLDLQFGHSQRVGYELGNAILRHFSKITTLSRSRPQHASLGVLRSPDIPSVLVETGFLSNPEEEAKLSSPSYRRRIAYIIYQGIVDYRKRHGGLEVNTVVRSASNRNSAQTDNGKDQTDGKREKDTIKDSGVIYTVKSGDRLNKIAKKYDVKENDIVELNKLKRKTLLIGQKLRIPDNGKSAVKNNAKSDTASIKDSGVVYTVKSGDRLDKIAKKYDVKENDIVELNKLKRKTLLIGQKLRIPDNGKSAVKNNAKSDTASIKDSGVIYTVKSGDRLDKIAKKYDVKENDIVELNKLKRKTLLIGQTLKIPANNKQTAKTNTKTAIKETAQDKPKQTPKYHVIEKDQTIYAVGRLYGISPNKILKLNPNLKDGKVRVGQKIQIKE, from the coding sequence ATGAAACAGATTTTATCCCTTTTATTCAACACCACCGATACATTCGTCCGATACGGCATTGAGGCCAGTAAAAAATTCGGACAAAAAACACTGTTTATTTTAACCGCACTTTGCTGCCTGACGGTTTATTCCCAACCGGCGCAGGCGGAAAAATGGACTATCGCCATCGATCCCGGTCACGGCGGGAAAGATCCCGGCGCTATCAGCCGAAACTTACGCATTTACGAAAAAAACGTCACGATTTCTATCGCGCGCGAATTAAAGGCATTCTTGGATAAAGATCCGAATTTCCGTGCCGTGTTAACCCGTAAAGGCGACTATTATATTTCCGTACCCGCCCGTTCGGAAATCGCCCGCCGTCAAAAAGCGAACTATTTAATTTCCATTCATGCGGATTCCTCCGAGAATCCGGCTTTACGCGGTGCATCCGTCTGGGTATTGTCAAACCGCCGGGCCAATGATGAAATGGGTCAATGGCTGGAAGATCACGAAAAACAATCGGAATTACTCGGTGGCGCGGGAAACGTACTTTCCAATCACAACAACGAAAAATACCTTAATCAAACCGTGTTGGACTTGCAATTCGGACACAGCCAGCGGGTCGGTTACGAACTGGGAAACGCGATTTTACGCCATTTCTCTAAAATTACGACGCTCAGCCGTAGCCGTCCGCAACATGCCAGTCTCGGCGTATTGCGTTCGCCGGATATTCCGTCGGTCTTGGTGGAAACAGGTTTTTTATCTAATCCCGAGGAAGAAGCGAAACTGAGTTCGCCGTCCTACCGTCGCCGTATTGCCTACATTATTTACCAAGGCATAGTAGACTACCGAAAACGTCACGGCGGTTTAGAAGTCAACACCGTGGTGCGCTCTGCAAGCAATCGGAATAGTGCTCAAACCGATAACGGGAAAGATCAAACCGACGGTAAACGGGAAAAGGATACAATAAAAGACAGCGGTGTGATTTATACCGTTAAATCCGGCGATCGTTTGAATAAAATCGCCAAAAAATACGACGTAAAAGAAAACGACATTGTCGAATTAAACAAACTGAAACGTAAAACCCTGCTTATCGGACAGAAACTCCGTATTCCGGACAACGGGAAAAGTGCGGTCAAAAATAACGCCAAATCCGATACAGCGAGCATAAAAGACAGCGGTGTGGTTTATACCGTTAAATCCGGCGATCGTTTGGATAAAATCGCAAAAAAATACGACGTAAAAGAAAACGACATTGTCGAATTAAACAAACTGAAACGTAAAACCCTGCTTATCGGACAGAAACTCCGTATTCCGGACAACGGGAAAAGTGCGGTCAAAAATAACGCCAAATCCGATACGGCGAGCATAAAAGACAGCGGTGTGATTTATACCGTTAAATCCGGCGATCGTTTGGATAAAATCGCAAAAAAATACGACGTAAAAGAAAACGACATTGTCGAATTAAACAAACTGAAACGTAAAACCCTGCTTATCGGTCAAACGTTGAAAATTCCGGCGAATAACAAACAAACCGCTAAAACTAATACTAAAACCGCAATAAAAGAAACGGCGCAGGATAAACCGAAACAAACGCCGAAATATCACGTTATTGAAAAAGATCAGACAATTTACGCCGTCGGTCGTTTATACGGTATTTCGCCGAATAAAATTTTAAAACTGAATCCAAACTTAAAAGACGGGAAAGTCCGTGTAGGTCAAAAAATTCAAATTAAGGAATAA
- the tsaE gene encoding tRNA (adenosine(37)-N6)-threonylcarbamoyltransferase complex ATPase subunit type 1 TsaE: MSTMSYSRFLADEQATLDFGRMLIQAVCRITSPHGITLYLNGGLGAGKTTLSRGMIQSLGYQGKVKSPTYTLVEEYHLQGKHIYHFDLYRLSDPEELEFMGIRDYFSADSICLIEWAEKGIGLLPDADLSVNINYADDARRIELIAQSSQGENIIQLLK, encoded by the coding sequence ATGTCCACTATGTCTTACAGTCGTTTTTTAGCTGACGAACAAGCAACCCTCGACTTCGGTCGTATGTTGATTCAGGCCGTTTGCCGAATCACTTCTCCGCACGGGATCACCCTTTACCTTAACGGCGGGCTGGGTGCGGGCAAAACTACGCTCAGCCGCGGAATGATTCAGAGTTTAGGGTATCAAGGCAAGGTAAAAAGCCCGACTTATACGTTGGTTGAAGAATACCACCTGCAAGGCAAACATATTTATCATTTCGATTTATACCGTTTGAGCGATCCGGAAGAATTGGAATTTATGGGTATTCGCGACTACTTCAGCGCCGACAGCATTTGCTTGATTGAATGGGCGGAAAAAGGTATCGGTCTGCTTCCCGACGCCGATTTATCGGTCAATATCAATTACGCGGACGACGCGCGCCGAATCGAATTAATCGCACAAAGTTCTCAAGGTGAAAACATTATTCAATTACTAAAATAG
- the orn gene encoding oligoribonuclease: MAQDKENLIWIDLEMTGLDPEQERIIEIATIVTDKNLNILAEGPVLAVHQPNQLLDKMSDWCIKTHTANGLVERVKASKLTERAAELQTIDFLKLWVPKGASPICGNSVAQDKRFLFKYMPDLADYFHYRHLDVSTLKELARRWKPEISDGFQKANTHLALDDIRESIKELAYYREHFIKLD, encoded by the coding sequence ATGGCTCAAGATAAAGAAAATCTGATTTGGATTGATTTGGAGATGACAGGGTTGGATCCCGAACAAGAACGTATTATCGAAATCGCCACCATCGTAACGGATAAAAATCTCAATATTTTGGCGGAAGGTCCGGTTTTAGCCGTTCATCAACCGAACCAACTGCTCGACAAAATGAGCGATTGGTGCATTAAAACCCACACCGCCAACGGGCTGGTCGAACGGGTAAAAGCCAGCAAACTGACCGAACGCGCCGCAGAATTGCAAACCATTGATTTTCTGAAATTATGGGTGCCGAAAGGCGCCTCACCTATTTGCGGCAACAGCGTGGCGCAGGATAAACGGTTTTTATTCAAATACATGCCGGATTTAGCGGATTATTTCCATTACCGCCATCTCGACGTCAGCACGCTGAAAGAACTGGCGCGCCGCTGGAAACCCGAAATTTCAGACGGCTTTCAAAAAGCCAACACCCATCTGGCGTTGGACGATATTCGGGAAAGCATTAAAGAACTGGCATATTATCGCGAGCATTTCATTAAATTAGATTAA
- the rsgA gene encoding small ribosomal subunit biogenesis GTPase RsgA produces the protein MAKQKLTQNQKRRIHSNNAKALDRHRRQTKKQIDWQEDMLGETQDGVVVTRYSMHADVENAQGEVFRCNLRRTLAGVVVGDLVIWRQGHEKLQGISGVIEAVKPRKNELSRPDYYDGLKVMASNIDRIIIVSAVLPALSLNIIDRYLVICETANIPPVIVLNKIDLLSAEARQEAEQQLKIYRDIGYRTLMISAETGENMEKLTALLSQGTSIFVGQSGVGKSSLVNQIMPEVNAQTAEISENSGLGQHTTTSSRLYHLPQGGDLIDSPGIREFGLWHLDADQITKGYREFRHFLGACKFRDCKHLNDPQCALREAVEQGKIHPVRFDNYHRLISSKDEAKSQRHFTM, from the coding sequence ATGGCAAAACAAAAATTAACCCAAAATCAAAAACGCCGCATCCATTCCAATAATGCCAAAGCGTTGGATCGTCACCGTCGTCAAACCAAGAAGCAGATTGACTGGCAGGAAGATATGCTGGGCGAAACGCAGGACGGCGTAGTAGTGACGCGCTATTCCATGCATGCGGATGTGGAAAATGCGCAGGGTGAGGTTTTTCGCTGTAATTTACGTCGCACGTTAGCCGGTGTGGTGGTGGGCGATCTGGTGATTTGGCGCCAAGGGCATGAAAAATTGCAAGGTATCAGCGGTGTAATTGAAGCGGTAAAACCCCGTAAAAACGAATTATCCCGTCCGGACTATTATGACGGATTGAAAGTGATGGCATCCAATATCGATCGCATTATTATCGTCTCGGCGGTATTGCCGGCGCTGTCTTTGAACATTATCGATCGCTATCTGGTTATCTGCGAAACGGCGAATATTCCGCCGGTGATAGTATTGAATAAGATTGATTTACTGTCCGCCGAAGCCCGTCAAGAAGCGGAGCAGCAGTTAAAAATCTATCGGGATATCGGTTATCGGACTTTAATGATCTCAGCGGAAACCGGCGAAAATATGGAAAAACTGACCGCGCTTTTGTCGCAAGGCACTTCTATTTTTGTCGGGCAATCCGGGGTAGGAAAGTCCAGCCTGGTAAATCAAATTATGCCGGAAGTGAACGCACAAACGGCCGAAATCAGCGAAAATTCAGGCTTGGGACAACATACTACGACCTCATCCCGCTTATATCATTTGCCCCAAGGCGGCGATTTAATCGATAGTCCGGGTATTCGCGAATTCGGTTTATGGCATTTGGACGCGGATCAAATTACCAAAGGCTACCGTGAATTTCGACATTTTTTAGGCGCATGTAAATTCCGGGATTGCAAGCATTTGAACGATCCGCAATGTGCATTGCGGGAAGCGGTAGAACAAGGGAAAATACATCCCGTACGCTTTGATAATTATCACCGATTGATTTCAAGTAAAGATGAGGCAAAATCTCAGCGACACTTTACGATGTAA
- the ptsH gene encoding phosphocarrier protein Hpr, with protein MYSKDVEITAAAGLHTRPAAQFVKEAKAFASDITVTSAGKSASAKSLFKLQTLGLTQGTVITISAEGEDEQTAVDHLVALMPTLE; from the coding sequence ATGTATTCAAAAGACGTTGAAATTACAGCTGCCGCCGGTTTACACACCCGTCCCGCCGCACAATTCGTAAAGGAAGCAAAAGCATTCGCATCTGACATTACTGTCACATCAGCAGGTAAAAGTGCAAGCGCAAAAAGCTTATTTAAATTACAAACTTTAGGTCTAACGCAAGGTACCGTCATTACAATTTCGGCTGAAGGTGAAGACGAACAAACTGCCGTTGATCATTTAGTTGCTTTAATGCCGACTTTAGAATAA
- the ptsI gene encoding phosphoenolpyruvate-protein phosphotransferase PtsI, with protein sequence MISGIPASPGIVFGKALVLKEEKIVIDHSKIGDDQLDAEVARFYEGRAAAVEQLSSIRDRALKSLGEDKAAIFEGHLMILEDEELEEEIIDYLRSHKVNAAAAASKIIDQQVAMLSEIDDEYLKERAGDIRDIGNRLLKNILGMYIVDLGEINEEAILVAYDLTPSETAQLNLDKVLGFITDIGGRTSHTSIMARSLELPAIVGTNNVTEKVNTGDFLILDAVNNAVYVNPSQEQIDSLKAQQAQLAAEKAELAKLKDLPALTLDGHQVDVVANIGTIRDCEGADRNGAEGVGLYRTEFLFMDRDSLPSEEEQFTAYKEVVEAMNGRLVVLRTMDIGGDKELPYLNLPKEMNPFLGWRAVRIALDRREILHAQLRAVLRASAFGKFAVMFPMIISVEEIRELKAVIEVLKQELRNEGKAFDESIQIGVMVETPSAAVNAKFLAKEVDFFSIGTNDLTQYTLAVDRGNELISHLYNPMSPSVLSLIKQVIDASHAEGKWTGMCGELAGDERATLLLLGMGLDEFSMSAISVPRIKKLIRNVNFADAQILAEKALQVPTAAEIEKLVDDFLKEKALN encoded by the coding sequence ATGATTTCAGGAATTCCAGCTTCTCCAGGTATCGTTTTCGGTAAAGCACTTGTACTTAAAGAAGAAAAAATTGTTATCGATCATAGCAAAATCGGCGACGATCAACTGGATGCCGAAGTAGCGCGTTTCTATGAGGGGCGCGCTGCGGCAGTGGAACAGTTAAGTTCTATCCGCGATCGTGCATTGAAATCGCTCGGTGAAGATAAAGCGGCGATTTTTGAAGGTCATTTAATGATCTTGGAAGATGAAGAATTGGAAGAAGAAATCATTGATTACCTTCGTTCGCACAAAGTTAATGCGGCGGCGGCGGCGAGTAAAATTATCGATCAGCAAGTCGCTATGTTGTCGGAAATTGATGACGAATATTTAAAAGAGCGTGCGGGTGATATTCGGGATATCGGTAATCGACTGCTTAAAAATATTTTAGGAATGTATATTGTGGATTTGGGCGAAATTAATGAAGAAGCTATTTTGGTAGCTTACGATTTAACCCCCTCCGAAACGGCACAATTAAATTTAGATAAAGTATTAGGGTTTATTACCGATATCGGCGGTCGCACCTCTCATACGTCGATTATGGCGCGCTCCTTGGAGTTACCGGCGATTGTAGGTACCAATAATGTAACGGAAAAAGTCAACACCGGCGATTTCCTGATTCTGGATGCGGTAAACAATGCGGTTTATGTGAATCCGTCTCAAGAACAAATCGATAGCTTAAAAGCGCAGCAGGCACAGCTTGCGGCGGAAAAAGCGGAATTGGCAAAATTAAAAGATTTGCCGGCATTAACATTGGATGGTCATCAGGTTGATGTGGTTGCAAACATCGGAACGATTCGTGATTGCGAAGGGGCGGATCGTAACGGTGCGGAAGGTGTCGGTTTATACCGTACCGAATTCCTGTTTATGGATCGCGACAGCCTGCCTTCGGAAGAAGAGCAGTTTACCGCTTATAAAGAAGTGGTGGAAGCCATGAACGGTCGTTTGGTGGTATTACGCACGATGGATATCGGCGGCGATAAAGAATTACCGTATTTGAATCTACCGAAAGAGATGAATCCGTTCTTAGGTTGGCGTGCCGTGCGTATTGCCTTGGATCGCCGTGAGATTTTGCATGCGCAATTACGTGCCGTACTGCGTGCTTCAGCATTCGGTAAATTCGCGGTGATGTTCCCGATGATTATTTCTGTTGAGGAAATTCGTGAGTTAAAAGCCGTGATCGAAGTGCTGAAACAAGAGCTTCGCAATGAGGGTAAAGCATTCGATGAAAGTATCCAAATCGGTGTAATGGTTGAAACGCCATCTGCGGCGGTGAATGCTAAATTCTTAGCTAAAGAAGTGGATTTCTTCAGTATCGGTACAAACGATTTAACCCAATATACCTTAGCGGTAGACCGGGGTAATGAATTAATTTCTCATTTATATAACCCTATGTCTCCGTCAGTATTAAGCCTGATCAAACAGGTAATCGACGCTTCTCATGCCGAAGGTAAATGGACCGGTATGTGCGGTGAATTAGCCGGTGACGAACGTGCGACTTTATTGTTGTTAGGTATGGGCTTGGATGAATTCAGTATGAGTGCGATTTCCGTTCCCCGGATTAAAAAATTAATCCGTAATGTAAACTTTGCCGATGCGCAAATTTTAGCTGAAAAAGCGTTACAGGTTCCGACTGCGGCTGAAATTGAAAAATTAGTCGATGATTTCTTGAAAGAAAAAGCATTAAACTAG
- the crr gene encoding PTS glucose transporter subunit IIA: MGFFAKLFGSKESQAVEVKVYAPLSGEIVSIEDVPDVVFSEKIVGDGVAINPTGNEIVAPVDGVIGKIFETNHAFSMESTEGVELFVHFGIDTVELKGEGFTRVAQEGQTVKRGDVVLKFDLDLLKSKAKSVLTPIVISNMDEISHIEKRVGSVIAGETEVLSLKK, from the coding sequence ATGGGTTTTTTTGCTAAATTATTTGGCTCAAAAGAAAGTCAGGCAGTGGAAGTGAAAGTATATGCACCATTATCAGGTGAAATCGTGAGCATTGAAGATGTTCCTGATGTTGTATTTTCAGAAAAAATTGTGGGTGACGGTGTTGCGATTAACCCGACCGGTAATGAAATTGTCGCACCGGTAGACGGCGTTATCGGTAAAATTTTCGAAACTAATCATGCATTTTCTATGGAATCTACCGAAGGTGTAGAATTATTCGTACACTTCGGTATCGATACTGTTGAACTGAAGGGCGAAGGCTTTACCCGTGTAGCTCAAGAAGGTCAAACGGTCAAACGCGGTGATGTCGTATTGAAATTCGATTTGGATTTATTAAAATCAAAAGCGAAATCAGTATTAACGCCGATTGTGATTTCCAATATGGATGAAATCAGCCATATCGAAAAACGCGTGGGGTCCGTGATTGCCGGTGAAACGGAAGTTTTATCACTCAAAAAATAA
- a CDS encoding YbaB/EbfC family nucleoid-associated protein — protein MFGKGGLGGLMKQAQQMQERMQKMQDEIAQLEVTGESGAGLVKITLNGAHNCRRIEIDPSLMEEDKEMLEDLIAAAFNDAVRRAEEMQKEKMASVTAGMSLPPGFKMPF, from the coding sequence ATGTTTGGGAAAGGCGGATTAGGCGGCTTGATGAAACAAGCCCAACAGATGCAAGAACGTATGCAGAAAATGCAAGATGAGATTGCTCAACTTGAAGTGACGGGAGAATCCGGCGCCGGACTGGTTAAAATAACTTTAAACGGTGCGCATAACTGTCGTCGTATCGAGATTGATCCTTCTTTAATGGAAGAAGATAAAGAAATGCTGGAAGACTTAATTGCCGCCGCATTTAATGACGCCGTACGCCGTGCGGAAGAAATGCAGAAAGAAAAAATGGCTTCGGTGACTGCGGGTATGTCATTACCGCCGGGATTCAAGATGCCGTTTTAA
- the recR gene encoding recombination mediator RecR yields the protein MQSSPLLENLVEHLRCLPGVGPKSAQRMAYHLLQRDRSGGMNLARALTDAMSKIGHCSQCRTFTEQETCAICDNPRRQHSGLLCVVEMPADIQAIEQTGQFSGRYFVLMGHLSPLDGIGPREIGLDLLQQRLQNEHFHEVILATNPTIEGDATANYIAEMCMQRNIKVSRIAHGIPVGGELETVDGTTLTHSFLGRRELG from the coding sequence ATGCAAAGTAGTCCGCTGTTGGAAAATCTTGTGGAGCATTTGCGTTGTCTGCCCGGCGTCGGGCCGAAATCCGCCCAGCGTATGGCATATCATTTATTACAGCGTGATCGCAGCGGCGGCATGAATTTAGCCCGTGCGTTAACGGATGCCATGTCGAAAATCGGTCATTGCAGCCAATGCCGTACCTTTACGGAACAGGAAACCTGCGCTATTTGTGATAATCCTCGCCGTCAGCACTCAGGTTTATTATGTGTGGTAGAGATGCCGGCGGACATTCAGGCGATCGAACAGACCGGTCAGTTTTCCGGTCGGTATTTTGTGTTAATGGGGCATTTATCCCCTTTAGACGGTATCGGTCCGCGCGAAATCGGTTTGGATTTGTTACAGCAACGATTGCAAAACGAGCATTTTCACGAAGTGATTTTAGCCACCAATCCGACTATTGAAGGCGATGCCACGGCGAATTATATTGCCGAAATGTGTATGCAGCGCAATATCAAAGTGAGTCGGATCGCGCACGGTATTCCGGTCGGCGGGGAACTGGAAACGGTGGACGGCACAACCTTGACGCATTCGTTTTTGGGACGCCGTGAATTAGGATAA